From the Pseudomonadota bacterium genome, one window contains:
- a CDS encoding ABC transporter substrate-binding protein: MKKPVYISIILLFVLLCSAGLSFAAEKPIKLGVMFIMSGPMGGYGKHGKQAVQMAMDEINANGGILKRKVEAIFEDCKLKADIGEQIAKKFVTQDKVDFIIGPTSSGVAVAVSKVATENKKILILTQAAANSMTDDLFSPYQFGILSNAMMHSRSGAYYMASKPFKRWMCIGPNYNYGHESWEAFKAKLKELRPDVEFVGELWPKLMEGDYTSFIKQIAELKPDAVWSPLWGNDANNFIKQALPTGLFNNIKFAFPDGAALETLIPLGKDLPEGTYVAARYFFLTPDSDMNKKFVKAYYDRFKEYPDYMANETYAGVYFIKAAVERAGSLKADKIIKAVEKEPLAWETPEGWKIMRKEDHSVVEDVVWGETVYSEKYGFSILKNMEAIQAEQICRTPDELKAVRDKFNKKMKESKK, translated from the coding sequence ATGAAGAAACCAGTTTACATCTCTATTATTTTGTTGTTCGTTTTATTATGCTCTGCCGGTTTGTCTTTTGCTGCAGAAAAACCCATAAAACTTGGTGTGATGTTTATTATGTCAGGGCCCATGGGTGGTTATGGCAAGCATGGGAAGCAGGCAGTACAGATGGCTATGGACGAGATAAATGCGAATGGCGGTATTCTAAAAAGGAAAGTAGAGGCTATTTTTGAAGACTGCAAGCTCAAGGCTGATATAGGTGAGCAGATTGCAAAGAAGTTTGTTACTCAGGATAAAGTGGACTTCATCATAGGCCCGACTTCCAGCGGTGTTGCAGTGGCGGTGTCAAAGGTTGCAACCGAAAACAAGAAAATATTGATTTTAACGCAAGCTGCTGCAAATTCAATGACAGATGACCTGTTTAGCCCGTACCAGTTTGGCATACTGAGCAATGCCATGATGCACTCGCGTTCAGGAGCATACTATATGGCTTCAAAACCGTTTAAACGCTGGATGTGCATAGGACCAAATTACAACTATGGTCATGAATCATGGGAGGCATTCAAAGCCAAGCTGAAGGAACTGAGACCGGACGTAGAGTTTGTTGGCGAGTTATGGCCTAAGCTTATGGAAGGCGATTATACGTCTTTTATTAAACAGATTGCCGAACTTAAGCCGGATGCAGTTTGGTCGCCGTTATGGGGTAATGATGCAAATAACTTTATCAAACAGGCACTGCCTACCGGTCTGTTTAATAATATCAAATTTGCCTTTCCTGATGGAGCGGCGCTTGAGACACTGATACCTCTCGGGAAGGATTTGCCGGAAGGAACATATGTGGCAGCACGTTACTTTTTTCTTACGCCCGATTCGGATATGAACAAAAAATTTGTTAAAGCATACTATGATAGGTTTAAAGAATATCCCGATTATATGGCAAACGAGACATATGCCGGTGTGTATTTTATAAAGGCCGCTGTAGAGCGTGCAGGCTCATTAAAAGCTGACAAAATCATTAAAGCTGTAGAAAAGGAACCTTTGGCATGGGAAACTCCGGAAGGTTGGAAGATAATGAGGAAAGAAGACCATTCGGTTGTTGAGGACGTTGTATGGGGCGAGACTGTATACAGCGAAAAATACGGGTTTTCCATTCTGAAAAATATGGAAGCTATACAGGCAGAACAAATATGCCGTACGCCGGATGAACTCAAGGCAGTTCGTGATAAATTTAATAAGAAGA
- a CDS encoding adenylate kinase, which produces MKIVLLGAPGAGKGTVAKLLTDYDGSVQISTGDILRNAVNAGSELGKKAQGYMERGELVPDELIMDIMGVRLKEPDCEKGFILDGFPRTIPQAEALKNLLVKLNLKLDKVIDLDVPRDVILDRLTTRRTCANPDCQEIYNIKSKPPAPDGTCLKCGSPAVQRADETVEAITKRLETYNEKTAPLIDFYRKEGLLKSISSLSSEEIVAKIKEG; this is translated from the coding sequence ATGAAAATTGTTCTATTGGGGGCGCCGGGCGCCGGTAAGGGTACTGTTGCAAAATTATTGACAGATTATGATGGCTCAGTCCAGATATCAACAGGGGACATCTTGAGAAATGCAGTAAATGCCGGGTCCGAGCTTGGCAAGAAAGCTCAGGGATATATGGAACGCGGCGAGCTTGTTCCTGATGAGCTTATTATGGATATAATGGGGGTAAGGCTGAAGGAACCTGATTGTGAAAAAGGTTTTATACTTGACGGTTTTCCAAGAACGATTCCTCAAGCCGAGGCATTAAAGAACCTGCTTGTGAAACTCAATCTGAAATTAGACAAGGTTATTGATCTTGATGTACCAAGAGATGTTATTCTTGACAGACTGACTACACGCAGGACATGTGCCAACCCTGATTGTCAGGAAATATACAACATTAAAAGCAAGCCGCCGGCACCGGACGGCACCTGCCTTAAATGCGGTTCGCCTGCCGTACAGCGCGCCGATGAAACAGTGGAAGCCATCACAAAACGTCTTGAAACTTACAACGAAAAAACAGCGCCGCTTATTGACTTCTACAGAAAGGAAGGGCTGCTAAAATCTATCAGTTCTCTGAGCAGCGAGGAAATTGTTGCAAAGATCAAAGAAGGCTGA